The following proteins are encoded in a genomic region of Natrinema sp. DC36:
- a CDS encoding IclR family transcriptional regulator, which produces MNTDRDETVGVSTTRKTFELLEALKAEEGVTIADLTQRTDLPKSTVYRHLQTLTDMGYVIERDGKYYVGFRFVELGEQARSRKVGYTAAKRAVFELGQETDERAVFIVEEDNEAVYVHRYGSLSNTMIGHRRPLHSMASGKVILAEWDDAAVARYVEEVGLEAITSNTITDPDTLFDELERIREREYAVNNQEHMAGLRGVSVPVYTPDDEFLGSLAVFGPTSRFTDDYVHDELPARLRDKAGEIRITLAYG; this is translated from the coding sequence ATGAACACGGATCGGGACGAGACCGTCGGCGTCTCGACGACGCGAAAGACGTTCGAACTCCTCGAGGCGCTCAAAGCCGAGGAAGGGGTCACGATCGCGGATCTCACGCAGCGGACCGACCTTCCCAAGAGTACCGTCTACCGCCACCTGCAGACGCTCACCGACATGGGCTACGTGATCGAGCGCGACGGGAAGTATTACGTCGGCTTCCGGTTCGTCGAACTCGGCGAGCAGGCCCGTTCCCGGAAAGTGGGTTACACGGCCGCCAAACGAGCGGTGTTCGAACTCGGCCAGGAGACGGATGAACGAGCGGTATTCATCGTCGAAGAGGACAATGAGGCCGTCTACGTCCACCGCTACGGCAGCCTCTCGAACACGATGATCGGCCACCGGCGACCGCTCCACTCGATGGCCTCGGGCAAGGTCATTCTCGCAGAGTGGGACGACGCCGCAGTCGCCCGCTACGTCGAGGAGGTGGGACTCGAGGCGATCACGTCGAACACGATCACCGATCCCGACACGCTGTTCGACGAACTCGAGCGGATCCGTGAGCGGGAATACGCGGTGAACAATCAGGAACACATGGCCGGACTCCGCGGCGTCTCCGTCCCCGTCTACACACCCGACGACGAGTTCCTCGGGTCGCTGGCCGTTTTCGGACCGACCAGCCGATTCACGGACGACTACGTTCACGATGAGCTCCCGGCCCGGCTTCGGGACAAGGCGGGCGAGATCAGGATCACGCTCGCGTACGGCTGA
- the rdfA gene encoding rod-determining factor RdfA, producing MNDQPTGPGPDPKVLRLIRKYDLEGVGDELEARWTHPENRTSLRALADSFNERVLRAALDDADVETITDDVSRLYALLDGAEGSRGEQTAARRRLERAGVDVETVRAEFVSYGAIRSYLTGHRDASLPETDEDARATESRTIEGLRQRTVAVTESKLARLRDTDQLQLGSYRVLADLQVLCEDCGRQYDVATLLETGACECGDQ from the coding sequence ATGAACGATCAGCCGACGGGTCCCGGACCGGACCCGAAAGTTCTGCGTCTCATTCGGAAATACGACCTCGAGGGCGTCGGCGACGAACTCGAGGCGCGGTGGACCCATCCCGAGAACCGAACGAGTCTGCGAGCGCTCGCCGATTCGTTCAACGAACGAGTTCTCCGGGCCGCACTCGACGACGCCGATGTCGAGACGATCACCGACGATGTCAGCCGCCTGTACGCTCTTCTCGATGGAGCCGAGGGGAGTCGCGGCGAGCAAACCGCGGCCAGACGGCGACTCGAGCGAGCGGGGGTCGACGTCGAGACGGTGCGAGCGGAGTTCGTCTCCTACGGCGCGATCCGATCGTATCTCACGGGTCACCGGGACGCGTCGCTCCCGGAGACCGACGAGGACGCTCGAGCGACGGAGTCCCGAACGATCGAGGGCCTCCGACAGCGGACGGTCGCCGTGACCGAAAGCAAACTCGCCCGACTGCGGGATACCGACCAGTTGCAACTCGGCTCATACCGCGTTCTCGCCGACCTGCAGGTCCTCTGTGAGGACTGTGGCCGACAGTACGACGTCGCTACGCTGCTCGAAACTGGTGCCTGCGAGTGCGGCGAT